AGGTGCTCGAGGCGGCGTGGAAGAACGGCCCGGAGCACGAGCGGTCGCTCTGGCAGGGGCTGGCGCAGCTGGCCGTGGGTATCACCCATGTGCAGCGCGGCAATCGAACCGGCGCCGCGGCACTGCTCAGACGGGCGTCGGGGCGGCTGTCCGCCGTCGCCTCGCCCGCGCCCTATGGCGTCGACGTGACCCGGCTGGTCACCTACGCCGACGCCCTCGCCGACGACCTCGGCAACGCCACCGACATCACCGAACAGCGGCTGCGCCCCCGTCTGGTCGCATCCCCGGCGGGATAATGGGGCGATGGGGACGATCCGGCGGACTGCGACTCGCGAGGTGTACCGGAACGATTGGCTGACGCTGCGCGAGGACGCCATCGTGCGGCCCGACGGCAGCACCGGCATCTATGCGGTGGTGGACAAACCGACCTACGCCCTGGTGATTCCGTGTGACGGGGATCGGTTCCATCTCGTCGAACAGTTCCGGTATCCATTGGGGTTGCGGCGGTGGGAGTTTCCCCAGGGCACCGCACCCGAACAGCAACATCTCGATCCGGAGGCCCTGGCTCACCGTGAGTTGCGTGAGGAGACCGG
The genomic region above belongs to Mycolicibacterium sp. HK-90 and contains:
- a CDS encoding DUF309 domain-containing protein, giving the protein MGTAAERDRDDAGRPRSTRPRDALGRPLPYGSAGVARIPDDLELAPADTLAYAQRLLDRGQAFSAHEVLEAAWKNGPEHERSLWQGLAQLAVGITHVQRGNRTGAAALLRRASGRLSAVASPAPYGVDVTRLVTYADALADDLGNATDITEQRLRPRLVASPAG
- a CDS encoding NUDIX hydrolase; this encodes MGTIRRTATREVYRNDWLTLREDAIVRPDGSTGIYAVVDKPTYALVIPCDGDRFHLVEQFRYPLGLRRWEFPQGTAPEQQHLDPEALAHRELREETGLRAESMERVGQLDVAAGMSSQRGWVFLATGLSEGAHERELEEQDMHSAWFSGGEVERMIREGDITDAQSIAAWAFLMLRESESRR